The region CATCGTTGCTCTTCCTCGCCCTTTCCGCAGAATATACATCATGGCAAACGGCAGCCCTAACTCCCGGAACTTTATTGGCAACTATTGCCATACCTATTCCGGTCCCGCATATCAGTATTCCCCTTTCGAATTCCCCTGAAGCAACCCTTTCCGCCAGCGCTACTCCAACGTCTGGATAATCAACAGGGCTTTCGTCATAAACCCCTATATCGACAACCTCTATACCCTTAGCTTCTATATGCTCTTTTATGACTTCCTTCAACTTAAATCCGAAATGATCGCTCCCAATTATTACCTTCACGGTCAATTCACCTCGCTTTTATAATCATTTTTTAAAAAGCTTTCCACCCTTTCAGCTATCGCCTTTGCATCAAGGCCAAAATAGCCTTTTAACATTTCCTCCGAGCCTGCAGTTCCGAATGTATCTTTCACACCCATTCTCAGTAATTTTACATTCGGCCTTTTTTCTGCAAGAAGTTCTGCTACAGCGCTCCCTAATCCACCGGTGATGTTGTGGTGTTCAACAGTAACCACTTTTTTTGTTAAAGAGGTCATTTCTAGAAGCAGGGCTTCGTCCAAGGGCCTTATCGTCGCCATATTCACAACTGCTGCCGCTATCCCTTTTTGTCTTAAGATCTCCCAGGCAATCAAACTCTCGTATACAGCGCTTCCCGAAGAGACGATCAACACATCCTTCCCTTCTCTTAAAACGTTCCCTTTACCTATCTTAAAAACATAATCCTTGCCAAACAATACCGGCTCATCTTTCCTGCCGCGTAAGCGCATGTACACAGGCCCGTTGTATTCGAACATCGCTTTTGTCGCCAAATACGCTTCTGTAGCATCTGCAGGGTCTATTATTACTATATTGGGTATCGACCTTATAGCTGCTATATCTTCCAAGGCTAGATGGGTAAACCCTAACCACGCCGAAGAGAAACTCGTATCTGTCCCCACCATTTTTACATTCAAGCCTGCCGTTGCTATGTCTACCCGCACTTGCTCTATGGCGCGAAATGCAAGGAAATTTGCATAAGAAGTTACTACAGGAATTTTTCCGCAAAGCGCAAGACCAGCAGCCACACCAATCATCGTCTGCTCTGCTATCCCCACATTAAAACATCTTTCCGGAAATTTCTTTACAAAATCTCCATACCTAGACGCCGAATCCGCTGCAACGGCCACCACATCTTTATATTCATTCCCTACCTCTACAATAGCTTTTGCAAAAGATGTCCTCGTAGATTTTTTAAATTCACTCATCTTGAAGTTCCTCCAGTGCCAATTCTTCTTTCAATTCTTCGTATTGTTCTTTCGTTAAAACCTTATAGTGCCATTCTACCTTGTTTTCAGCAATTTTAAGTCCTTTTCCTTTTACAGTATGGGCTATAATAGCAGTAGGCTTCCCTATCGAAAAAGGAACATCATTCAATGTTGAAAGCAGCTCTTTTATATCATGGCCGTTGATGCTCTTTACTCTCCATCCGAAAGACTTCCATTTTTCTTCAAGAGGCTCGAGTTTGCTTATATTCTCTGTAAGATCCCCAAGCTGCAGTCTATTTCTATCCACAATTACCACTAAATTGTCCAGTTTGTGGTGAGCTGCCGCCATCGCCGCCTCCCAGTTGCTGCCTTCCTGCAATTCTCCATCACCGGTTACCACGAAAACTCTGTATTGCTTTCCATCCAGTTTTGCAGCCAAAGCCATTCCCATTCCAATTGCAATACCGTGTCCTAAAGACCCCGTATTTGCCTCCACTCCCGGAAGTTTTAATTCGGGATGCCCGGGAAGCAAAGTGTCGCATTTGGTGCAGAAATCTCCTAAATATTTCCTGTCAAAAAATCCAACCTGCGAAAGTATAGAATAGAGAGCAAGGCAACCATGGCCTTTGCTTAGTATCAATCGATCCCTGTCGGGCCATTTTGGGTTTTTGGGATCTACTTTCATTACCCCTATATACAAGGTTGCAAGTATATCTGCTATCGATAAAGCGGGCCCCAGATGCCCGGTCCCGGCTCTTGTACTCATCCAGATACAGTCCTTGCGAATTCTCTCAGCTGCCTTCATTATAGCGCCAATTTTATCCTCGGTTAGATTCAAATTGCTCACTCCCTTTTTCTAAAAAAGCGACTTTACATATTCCTCAAGTTCCATCACTGCTTTTGAAAATTGGTTGTAGGTCGTAAGTGTTGGTTCCAACTTTTCAAAGTCTTCGGGTCTTATCGTATCCTCTCCATATCCTTCCGCAAAATAAGGTATCTTGAGCAGTTTTTCCATAACATCATCAGGCACAGGTTCACTGCATTTATTTTCCACGGGCCTATCTAAATAAAGCGTCATGAAGGATTTAATGAGTTCCGGATTCATCGTATAAACAAGGTCGCATCCTGCCAGCTTT is a window of Caldanaerovirga acetigignens DNA encoding:
- the rpiB gene encoding ribose 5-phosphate isomerase B, producing the protein MKVIIGSDHFGFKLKEVIKEHIEAKGIEVVDIGVYDESPVDYPDVGVALAERVASGEFERGILICGTGIGMAIVANKVPGVRAAVCHDVYSAERARKSNDAQVMAMGAQIVGPELAKKLVDIWLESEFQGGRSLPKVEKINKIDEKYRCKTA
- a CDS encoding transketolase family protein, which produces MSEFKKSTRTSFAKAIVEVGNEYKDVVAVAADSASRYGDFVKKFPERCFNVGIAEQTMIGVAAGLALCGKIPVVTSYANFLAFRAIEQVRVDIATAGLNVKMVGTDTSFSSAWLGFTHLALEDIAAIRSIPNIVIIDPADATEAYLATKAMFEYNGPVYMRLRGRKDEPVLFGKDYVFKIGKGNVLREGKDVLIVSSGSAVYESLIAWEILRQKGIAAAVVNMATIRPLDEALLLEMTSLTKKVVTVEHHNITGGLGSAVAELLAEKRPNVKLLRMGVKDTFGTAGSEEMLKGYFGLDAKAIAERVESFLKNDYKSEVN
- a CDS encoding transketolase; the encoded protein is MKAAERIRKDCIWMSTRAGTGHLGPALSIADILATLYIGVMKVDPKNPKWPDRDRLILSKGHGCLALYSILSQVGFFDRKYLGDFCTKCDTLLPGHPELKLPGVEANTGSLGHGIAIGMGMALAAKLDGKQYRVFVVTGDGELQEGSNWEAAMAAAHHKLDNLVVIVDRNRLQLGDLTENISKLEPLEEKWKSFGWRVKSINGHDIKELLSTLNDVPFSIGKPTAIIAHTVKGKGLKIAENKVEWHYKVLTKEQYEELKEELALEELQDE